Proteins from a genomic interval of Mycolicibacterium grossiae:
- the pcrA gene encoding DNA helicase PcrA, giving the protein MTSLATDTDHLLDGLNPQQRQAVLHEGTPLLIVAGAGSGKTAVLTRRIAYLLAARDVGVGQVLAITFTNKAAAEMRERVAGLIGPRARAMWVSTFHSTCVRILRNQASLLPGLNSNFSIYDADDSRRLLMMIAKDMGLDTKKYSPRLLANAISNLKNELIDPDGAAAALTDGTDELTRIVAEVYAEYQKRLRAANALDFDDLIGETVAVLQAFPQIAQYYRRRFRHILVDEYQDTNHAQYMLVRELVGHDLTDGEVPPAELCVVGDADQSIYAFRGATIRNIEDFERDYPNATTILLEQNYRSTQNILSAANAVIARNAGRREKRLWTDQGEGELIVGYVADNEHDEARFVAEEIDALSDRHGFSYNDVAVFYRTNNNSRALEDVFIRAGIPYKVVGGVRFYERKEIRDIVAYLRVLDNPGDAVSMRRILNTPRRGIGDRAEACVAVYAENTGASFNDALQAAAEGRVPMLNTRSEKAIAGFVAMLDELRGGLAGELGELVENVLERTGYRRELEASNDPQDLARLDNLNELVSVAHEFSIDMANAAALREEEGEPVDEDVPDTGVLAQFLERVSLVADADGIPEHGAGVVTMMTLHTAKGLEFPVVFVTGWEDGMFPHMRALGDPTELSEERRLAYVGITRARQRLYLSRAKVRSSWGQPMLNPESRFLREIPQELIDWRRVEAPASAFSAPVSGAGRFGPPESRRPSPSRPAANRNRPLIVLEPGDRVTHDKYGLGRVEEVAGVGESAMSLIDFGSAGRVKLMHNHAPVQKL; this is encoded by the coding sequence ATGACTTCGCTTGCCACCGACACCGATCACCTCCTCGACGGCCTCAACCCGCAGCAGCGCCAGGCCGTCCTGCACGAGGGCACCCCACTGCTGATCGTCGCGGGCGCCGGGTCGGGCAAGACGGCCGTGCTGACCCGCCGCATCGCCTACCTGCTCGCCGCGCGCGACGTCGGCGTCGGCCAGGTGCTGGCCATCACCTTCACCAACAAGGCTGCCGCGGAGATGCGCGAGCGCGTCGCGGGCCTGATCGGTCCGCGGGCGCGGGCGATGTGGGTGTCGACGTTCCACTCGACGTGCGTGCGGATCCTGCGCAACCAGGCGTCGCTGCTGCCGGGGCTGAATTCGAACTTCTCGATCTACGACGCCGACGACTCGCGGCGGCTGCTCATGATGATCGCCAAGGACATGGGCCTCGACACCAAGAAGTACTCGCCGCGCCTGCTCGCCAATGCGATCTCGAACCTGAAGAACGAGCTGATCGACCCCGACGGGGCGGCGGCGGCGCTCACCGACGGCACCGACGAACTGACCCGCATCGTCGCCGAGGTGTATGCCGAGTACCAGAAGCGGCTGCGGGCGGCCAACGCGCTGGACTTCGACGACCTCATCGGCGAGACCGTCGCCGTGCTGCAGGCCTTCCCGCAGATCGCGCAGTACTACCGCCGGCGCTTCCGGCACATCCTCGTCGACGAGTACCAGGACACCAACCACGCGCAGTACATGCTGGTGCGCGAACTGGTGGGCCACGACCTCACCGACGGCGAGGTGCCGCCCGCGGAGTTGTGCGTGGTGGGTGACGCCGACCAGTCGATCTACGCCTTCCGCGGCGCCACCATCCGCAACATCGAGGACTTCGAGCGGGACTACCCGAACGCGACGACGATCCTGCTCGAACAGAACTACCGCTCGACGCAGAACATCCTCTCGGCCGCCAACGCGGTGATCGCCCGCAACGCCGGCCGGCGCGAGAAGCGGTTGTGGACCGATCAGGGCGAGGGCGAGCTGATCGTCGGCTACGTCGCCGACAACGAGCACGACGAGGCCCGCTTCGTCGCCGAGGAGATCGACGCGCTCAGCGACCGGCACGGCTTCTCCTACAACGACGTCGCGGTGTTCTACCGCACGAACAACAACTCCCGTGCGCTGGAGGACGTGTTCATCCGCGCGGGCATCCCGTACAAGGTGGTCGGCGGCGTTCGGTTCTACGAGCGCAAGGAGATTCGCGACATCGTCGCCTACCTGCGCGTGCTGGACAACCCCGGGGACGCCGTCAGCATGCGACGCATCCTCAACACCCCGCGGCGCGGCATCGGCGACCGCGCCGAGGCGTGCGTCGCGGTGTACGCCGAGAATACCGGCGCCAGCTTCAACGACGCCCTGCAGGCCGCGGCCGAGGGGCGCGTGCCGATGCTGAACACCCGCTCCGAGAAGGCGATCGCCGGATTCGTCGCGATGCTCGACGAATTGCGCGGCGGGCTGGCCGGCGAACTCGGCGAGTTGGTCGAGAACGTGCTGGAGCGCACCGGTTACCGCCGCGAACTCGAGGCGTCCAACGATCCGCAGGACCTGGCCCGGCTGGACAACCTCAACGAATTGGTGAGCGTCGCCCACGAATTCAGCATCGACATGGCCAACGCCGCCGCGCTGCGCGAGGAGGAGGGCGAGCCGGTCGACGAGGACGTGCCCGACACCGGTGTCCTCGCGCAATTCCTCGAGCGGGTGTCGCTGGTCGCCGACGCCGACGGCATCCCCGAGCACGGCGCCGGGGTGGTGACGATGATGACCCTGCACACCGCCAAGGGCCTCGAGTTCCCGGTCGTGTTCGTCACCGGCTGGGAGGACGGCATGTTCCCGCACATGCGGGCCCTGGGCGATCCCACCGAGCTGTCCGAGGAACGCCGGCTGGCGTACGTCGGCATCACCCGCGCCCGGCAACGGCTCTACCTCAGCCGGGCGAAGGTGCGCTCGTCCTGGGGACAGCCGATGCTGAACCCGGAATCGCGCTTCCTGCGCGAGATTCCGCAGGAACTCATCGACTGGCGGCGCGTCGAGGCGCCGGCATCGGCGTTCAGCGCGCCGGTCAGCGGTGCCGGTCGGTTCGGCCCGCCGGAGAGCCGTCGGCCGTCACCGAGCCGTCCGGCCGCCAACCGCAACCGGCCGCTCATCGTGCTGGAGCCCGGCGACCGAGTCACGCACGACAAGTACGGTCTGGGCCGCGTCGAGGAGGTGGCGGGGGTCGGGGAGTCGGCGATGTCGCTGATCGACTTCGGCAGCGCGGGCCGGGTCAAGCTGATGCACAACCACGCGCCGGTGCAGAAGCTGTAG
- a CDS encoding chorismate mutase, protein MSIEADGTPNIDDLRLEIDRLDAEIIAAVARRTEVSKLIGKARMASGGTRLVHSREMKVIERYSTLGPEGKDLAMLLLRLGRGRLGH, encoded by the coding sequence ATGAGCATCGAAGCCGACGGGACGCCGAACATCGACGACCTGCGCCTCGAGATCGACCGGCTCGACGCCGAGATCATCGCCGCGGTCGCCCGGCGCACGGAGGTGTCGAAGTTGATCGGCAAGGCTCGCATGGCCTCCGGCGGCACCCGGCTGGTGCACAGCCGCGAGATGAAGGTGATCGAGCGCTACAGCACGCTCGGCCCGGAGGGCAAGGACCTCGCGATGCTGTTGCTGCGCCTGGGCCGCGGCCGCCTCGGCCACTAG
- the modA gene encoding molybdate ABC transporter substrate-binding protein has protein sequence MRRLVALTATGVLAAALLTGCGSDAPSGESVTVFAAASLKQSFTQLGNQFEGDHPGTTVEFSFAGSSDLVTQLTQGASADVFASADATNMQKAADAGLLDGSPVNFASNVLTIAVAPGNPKAVTSFRDLTRPGLTVVTCAPQVPCGSATQKVERSTGVTLAPVSEESSVTDVLNKVSSGQADAGVVYVTDVAGAGGSSTAVDFPESAGAVNTYPIATLQDAANAERARDFVDFVTGPAGQQVLRQAGFGAP, from the coding sequence GTGAGGCGGCTCGTCGCGCTGACCGCCACCGGCGTACTGGCCGCGGCGCTGCTCACCGGGTGCGGGTCGGACGCACCGTCGGGGGAGTCCGTGACGGTGTTCGCCGCGGCGTCGCTCAAGCAGTCCTTCACCCAGCTCGGCAACCAGTTCGAGGGCGACCACCCGGGGACGACGGTCGAGTTCTCGTTCGCCGGTTCGTCGGACCTCGTCACGCAACTCACCCAGGGTGCGTCGGCGGACGTGTTCGCCTCCGCCGATGCGACGAACATGCAGAAGGCGGCCGACGCCGGACTGCTCGACGGCTCGCCGGTGAACTTCGCCTCCAACGTGCTGACGATCGCCGTCGCGCCGGGAAACCCGAAGGCCGTGACGTCCTTTCGCGACCTCACCCGGCCCGGGCTCACCGTCGTCACGTGCGCGCCGCAGGTGCCGTGCGGCTCGGCGACCCAGAAGGTCGAACGGTCCACCGGTGTCACGCTCGCGCCGGTCAGCGAGGAGTCGTCGGTCACCGACGTGCTCAACAAGGTGTCGTCGGGCCAGGCCGACGCGGGAGTCGTCTACGTCACCGACGTCGCCGGTGCGGGCGGCTCCTCGACCGCCGTCGACTTCCCGGAGTCCGCCGGCGCGGTGAACACGTACCCGATCGCGACGTTGCAGGACGCGGCAAACGCCGAGCGGGCGCGCGACTTCGTCGACTTCGTCACCGGCCCGGCGGGACAGCAGGTGCTCCGGCAGGCGGGCTTCGGCGCCCCCTGA
- a CDS encoding TOBE domain-containing protein, with translation MPPNIRIRDAAELLGVSDDTVRRWIDDGSLTAGTDDAGRKVVGGAALAEFVRTHGGRAPQDPVDVASSARNRFAGLVTKVTTDTVMAQVEMKCGPFTVVSLMSSDAVRELDLEPGSIAVAVVKATTVIVETPGGAS, from the coding sequence ATGCCGCCGAACATTCGGATCCGTGACGCCGCCGAGCTGCTCGGCGTCAGCGACGACACCGTCCGCCGCTGGATCGACGACGGGAGCCTGACCGCCGGCACCGACGACGCCGGACGCAAGGTGGTCGGCGGGGCGGCGCTGGCCGAGTTCGTCCGCACCCACGGCGGGCGGGCGCCGCAGGACCCGGTCGACGTCGCCAGCTCGGCGCGCAACCGGTTCGCGGGCCTGGTCACCAAGGTCACCACCGACACCGTGATGGCCCAGGTGGAGATGAAGTGCGGGCCGTTCACCGTCGTGTCGCTGATGAGCAGCGACGCCGTGCGCGAACTCGACCTCGAACCGGGCAGCATCGCGGTCGCGGTCGTGAAGGCCACCACCGTGATCGTCGAGACCCCCGGCGGTGCGTCGTGA
- a CDS encoding NAD-dependent succinate-semialdehyde dehydrogenase: MDTAKLLSSVPTGLWIGGEERAGTSTFDVLNPATDEVITTVADAGADDAVAALDAASAVQAEWAGTAPRKRGEILRSVFETITASADDIAALMTLEMGKVVAESKGEVTYGAEFFRWFSEEAVRIGGRYTPSPAGTGRIVVTKQAVGPCYAITPWNFPLAMGTRKMGPAFAAGCTMIVKPAQETPLTMLLLAKLMDEAGLPKGVLSVLPTSRPGDVTAALIDDGRLRKLTFTGSTGVGKALVKQSADKLLRTSMELGGNAPFIVFDDADVDAAVDGAILAKMRNGGEACTAANRFHVANSVREEFTEKLVKRMSEFTLGDGLDESATLGPLINQKQLDKVTELVSDAVSRGATVAVGGVAPEGPGNFYPATVLADVPADARILAEEVFGPVAPIAGFDTEEEGIAAANDTEYGLAAYVYTKSLDRALRVAESIESGMVGVNRGVISDAAAPFGGIKESGFGREGGTEGIDEYLDTKYIALTN, from the coding sequence ATGGACACCGCCAAGCTGTTGAGCTCCGTTCCGACCGGTCTGTGGATCGGCGGTGAGGAGCGTGCCGGCACGTCGACGTTCGACGTGCTGAATCCCGCCACCGACGAGGTCATCACGACGGTGGCCGACGCCGGCGCCGACGACGCCGTGGCCGCGCTGGACGCGGCGAGCGCGGTGCAGGCCGAGTGGGCCGGGACGGCGCCGCGCAAGCGCGGGGAGATCCTGCGCTCGGTGTTCGAGACCATCACCGCCAGCGCCGACGACATCGCCGCCCTCATGACGCTGGAGATGGGCAAGGTGGTCGCCGAGAGCAAAGGTGAGGTGACCTACGGCGCCGAGTTCTTCCGCTGGTTCTCCGAGGAGGCCGTGCGGATCGGCGGCCGGTACACGCCGAGCCCCGCCGGCACCGGGCGCATCGTCGTCACCAAGCAGGCCGTCGGACCGTGCTACGCCATCACGCCGTGGAACTTCCCGCTGGCGATGGGCACCCGCAAGATGGGTCCGGCGTTCGCCGCGGGCTGCACGATGATCGTCAAGCCGGCGCAGGAGACGCCGCTGACCATGCTGCTGCTCGCCAAGCTGATGGACGAGGCCGGCCTGCCCAAGGGCGTGCTGTCGGTGCTCCCGACGAGCCGCCCCGGCGACGTGACCGCCGCGCTGATCGACGACGGCCGGCTGCGCAAGCTCACCTTCACCGGCTCCACCGGCGTCGGCAAGGCGCTGGTGAAGCAGTCGGCGGACAAGCTGCTGCGGACGTCGATGGAACTCGGCGGCAACGCGCCGTTCATCGTGTTCGACGACGCCGACGTGGACGCGGCCGTCGACGGCGCGATCCTGGCCAAGATGCGCAACGGCGGCGAGGCCTGCACGGCGGCCAACCGCTTCCACGTCGCCAACTCCGTCCGCGAGGAGTTCACCGAGAAGCTGGTGAAGCGGATGAGCGAGTTCACCCTCGGCGACGGGCTGGACGAGTCGGCGACGCTGGGCCCGCTGATCAACCAGAAGCAGCTCGACAAGGTGACCGAGTTGGTCTCCGACGCGGTGTCGCGCGGCGCCACGGTGGCCGTCGGTGGCGTCGCGCCGGAGGGGCCGGGCAACTTCTACCCGGCGACGGTGCTGGCCGACGTGCCCGCCGACGCCCGCATCCTGGCCGAGGAGGTGTTCGGGCCGGTCGCGCCGATCGCCGGCTTCGACACCGAGGAGGAGGGCATCGCCGCGGCCAACGACACCGAGTACGGCCTCGCGGCGTACGTCTACACGAAGTCCCTCGACCGGGCGCTGCGCGTCGCGGAGTCCATCGAGTCGGGCATGGTCGGCGTCAACCGCGGCGTCATCTCCGACGCCGCGGCGCCGTTCGGCGGCATCAAGGAGTCCGGGTTCGGGCGCGAAGGCGGTACCGAGGGCATCGACGAGTACCTCGACACGAAGTACATCGCGCTTACCAACTGA
- the pgi gene encoding glucose-6-phosphate isomerase produces the protein MTDIVDISSTPAWNALVRHHDEIGGRHLRDLFDEDPARGRELVLTVGDLYVDYSKHRVTRETLGLLVDLARAAGLEAKRDAMFAGEHINTSEDRAVLHTALRLPRDASLTVDGQDVVADVHEVLDRMGDFTDRLRSGEWTGATGERIRTVVNIGIGGSDLGPVMVYQALRHYADAGVSARFVSNVDPADLVAKLDGLDPATTLFIVASKTFSTLETLTNATAARRWLTDALGDAAVAKHFVAVSTNQRLVDEFGIDTANMFGFWDWVGGRYSVDSAIGLSVMAVIGKERFAEFLAGFHLIDEHFRTTPLEANAPVLLGLIGLWYNEFFGAQSRAVLPYSNDLARFAAYLQQLTMESNGKSVRADGSPATTETGEIYWGEPGTNGQHAFYQLLHQGTRLIPADFLGFSEPTDDLPTADGTGSMHDLLMSNFFAQTQVLAFGKTAEEIAEEGTPAEVVPHKVMPGNRPSTSILATKLTPSVVGQLIALYEHQVFTEGVVWGIDSFDQWGVELGKTQAKALLPVLTGDDSPAEQTDSSTDALVRRYRTERGRQA, from the coding sequence ATGACCGACATCGTGGATATCTCGTCGACTCCGGCCTGGAACGCACTCGTCCGTCACCACGACGAGATCGGCGGTCGGCACCTGCGCGACCTGTTCGACGAGGACCCCGCACGCGGCCGGGAACTGGTGCTCACCGTCGGCGATCTGTACGTCGACTACAGCAAGCACCGGGTCACCCGCGAGACGCTCGGACTGCTCGTCGATCTGGCGCGCGCCGCCGGGCTGGAGGCCAAGCGCGACGCGATGTTCGCCGGCGAGCACATCAACACCTCCGAGGACCGCGCGGTGCTGCACACCGCGCTGCGTCTGCCCCGCGACGCGTCGCTGACGGTCGACGGGCAGGACGTCGTCGCCGACGTGCACGAGGTGCTGGACCGGATGGGCGATTTCACCGATCGCCTGCGCAGCGGCGAGTGGACCGGCGCGACCGGCGAACGCATCCGGACGGTCGTCAACATCGGCATCGGCGGCTCGGACCTCGGGCCGGTCATGGTCTACCAGGCGCTGCGGCACTACGCCGACGCCGGTGTCTCGGCGCGCTTCGTCTCCAACGTCGACCCGGCCGACCTCGTCGCCAAGCTCGACGGACTCGACCCCGCGACCACGCTGTTCATCGTCGCCTCGAAGACGTTCTCCACCCTGGAGACCCTGACCAACGCGACGGCGGCGCGACGCTGGCTGACCGACGCCCTCGGCGACGCCGCGGTGGCCAAACACTTCGTCGCAGTATCGACGAACCAGCGGCTCGTCGACGAGTTCGGCATCGACACCGCCAACATGTTCGGCTTCTGGGACTGGGTCGGCGGCCGCTACTCCGTCGACAGCGCCATCGGTCTGAGCGTCATGGCGGTGATCGGCAAGGAGCGCTTCGCCGAGTTCCTGGCCGGCTTCCACCTGATCGACGAGCACTTCCGCACGACGCCGCTGGAGGCGAATGCGCCTGTGCTGCTTGGCCTCATCGGCCTCTGGTACAACGAGTTCTTCGGCGCGCAGTCCCGCGCGGTGCTGCCGTATTCGAATGACCTGGCCCGCTTCGCGGCGTACCTGCAGCAGCTGACCATGGAGTCCAACGGCAAGTCGGTGCGCGCCGACGGTTCGCCGGCGACCACCGAGACCGGCGAGATCTACTGGGGCGAGCCAGGAACCAACGGACAGCACGCCTTCTATCAGCTGCTACACCAGGGCACCCGGCTCATCCCGGCCGACTTCCTCGGGTTCTCCGAGCCCACCGACGACCTGCCGACCGCCGACGGCACCGGCAGCATGCACGACCTGCTCATGAGCAACTTCTTCGCGCAGACCCAGGTGCTGGCATTCGGCAAGACGGCCGAAGAGATCGCCGAGGAAGGCACTCCCGCCGAGGTCGTGCCGCACAAGGTGATGCCCGGAAACCGGCCCAGCACATCGATTCTCGCAACGAAGCTGACTCCGTCGGTCGTCGGGCAGCTCATCGCGCTCTACGAGCACCAGGTGTTCACCGAGGGCGTGGTGTGGGGTATCGATTCGTTCGACCAGTGGGGCGTGGAACTGGGCAAGACCCAGGCGAAGGCGCTGCTGCCGGTGCTCACCGGCGACGACTCGCCCGCCGAGCAGACCGACAGCTCGACCGACGCGCTCGTCCGCCGCTACCGCACCGAGCGCGGCCGCCAAGCCTGA
- a CDS encoding SDR family oxidoreductase, translated as MTRQKILITGASSGLGAGMARQFAAKGRDLALCARRTENLEELKAELLARHPNITVAVASLDVNDHEQVPKVFEELSEAIGGVDCVIVNAGIGKGYPLGGGKPWANKATIETNLVAALVQIETALAMFKAAGRGHLVLVSSVLGNRGVPGVKAAYAASKAGVTSLGESLRAEYRTGPIKITTLEPGYIESEMTAKAGQTLLMVDNETGVRAMVDAIEKEKGRAVVPGWPWWPLVEVIKLLPNRFMDRFA; from the coding sequence ATGACTCGGCAGAAGATCCTCATCACCGGCGCCAGCTCGGGCCTCGGTGCCGGCATGGCCCGCCAGTTCGCCGCCAAGGGCCGCGACCTGGCGCTGTGCGCACGGCGCACCGAGAATCTGGAGGAGCTGAAGGCCGAGCTGCTGGCGAGGCATCCGAACATCACCGTGGCGGTGGCGTCGCTCGACGTCAACGACCACGAGCAGGTGCCGAAGGTGTTCGAGGAACTGTCCGAGGCGATCGGCGGCGTCGACTGCGTCATCGTCAACGCCGGCATCGGCAAGGGCTACCCGCTCGGCGGCGGCAAGCCGTGGGCCAACAAGGCCACGATCGAGACGAACCTGGTGGCGGCACTGGTGCAGATCGAGACCGCCCTGGCGATGTTCAAGGCCGCCGGGCGCGGCCACCTGGTGCTGGTGTCGTCGGTGCTCGGCAACCGCGGCGTCCCCGGCGTCAAGGCCGCCTACGCCGCCAGCAAGGCCGGCGTCACGTCGCTCGGTGAGTCGCTGCGTGCCGAATACCGCACCGGACCGATCAAGATCACGACGCTCGAGCCCGGCTACATCGAGTCGGAGATGACCGCCAAGGCCGGGCAGACGTTGCTCATGGTCGACAACGAGACCGGCGTGCGGGCCATGGTCGACGCCATCGAGAAGGAGAAGGGCCGCGCCGTCGTCCCGGGCTGGCCGTGGTGGCCGCTGGTCGAGGTCATCAAGCTGCTGCCCAACCGCTTCATGGATCGCTTCGCCTGA
- a CDS encoding chorismate mutase: MRLTVVLLAVLSLALPPVAHADDRPPLYALVDAAAQRLGTADGVAAFKWLTGGSIEDAPRVRQVLDGVGDDARRRGLDEDYARTAFADQIHATEGVEYIRFGQWKFDPASAPTTAPDLAASRAAIDGFNRTMVAEMARQWPLLAGPGCRPALDEARAAVTRDRGLDPLYVDALGAATRSYCR; the protein is encoded by the coding sequence GTGAGGCTCACCGTCGTCCTTCTCGCCGTCCTGTCTCTCGCTCTACCGCCCGTCGCGCACGCCGACGACCGTCCGCCGCTGTACGCCCTCGTCGACGCGGCCGCGCAGCGGCTCGGCACGGCCGACGGCGTCGCCGCGTTCAAGTGGCTCACCGGCGGATCGATCGAGGACGCGCCGCGGGTGCGGCAGGTGCTCGACGGCGTCGGCGACGACGCGCGCCGGCGCGGGCTGGACGAGGACTACGCCCGCACGGCCTTCGCCGACCAGATCCACGCCACCGAGGGCGTCGAGTACATCCGCTTCGGGCAGTGGAAGTTCGACCCCGCCTCGGCCCCGACCACCGCGCCCGACCTGGCGGCGTCGCGCGCCGCGATCGACGGGTTCAACCGCACGATGGTGGCCGAGATGGCCCGGCAGTGGCCGCTGCTCGCCGGGCCCGGATGCCGGCCGGCGCTCGACGAGGCCCGTGCGGCAGTCACCCGCGACCGCGGGCTCGACCCGCTGTACGTCGACGCGCTCGGCGCCGCGACGCGGTCCTACTGCCGCTGA
- a CDS encoding Fpg/Nei family DNA glycosylase: MPELPEVEALADHLRRHAVGLTVGRVDVAALSVLKTFDPPTTALHGREVTGANRWAKYLGLQVGDLHLITHLSRAGWLRWSDKLSAAPLKPGKGPIALRVHLGTPGEGAGFDLTEAGTQKRLAVWLVDDPAKVPGIAVLGPDALTLDLEGLAAALKGNTGRIKSVITDQKVIAGIGNAYSDEILHVARLSPFATAGKLTEGQLNALHDAMITVLTDAVTRSVGQQAATLKGEKRSGMRVHARTGLPCPVCGDTVREVSFADKSFQYCATCQTSGKVLADRRMSKLLK, from the coding sequence ATGCCCGAACTGCCCGAAGTCGAGGCGCTGGCCGATCACCTGCGCCGCCACGCCGTCGGTCTGACCGTCGGCCGCGTCGACGTCGCGGCGCTGTCGGTGCTCAAGACGTTCGATCCGCCCACCACCGCGCTGCACGGGCGCGAGGTGACCGGCGCGAACCGCTGGGCCAAGTACCTCGGCCTGCAGGTCGGCGATCTGCACCTCATCACGCATCTGTCCCGCGCCGGCTGGCTGCGCTGGTCGGACAAGCTGTCGGCGGCCCCGCTCAAGCCCGGCAAGGGCCCCATCGCGTTGCGCGTGCACCTCGGAACCCCGGGCGAGGGAGCGGGATTCGACCTCACCGAGGCCGGCACGCAGAAGCGGCTGGCGGTCTGGCTCGTCGACGACCCCGCCAAGGTGCCCGGCATCGCCGTCCTCGGGCCGGATGCGCTGACGCTCGACCTCGAGGGGCTGGCCGCCGCGCTCAAGGGCAACACCGGCCGCATCAAGAGCGTCATCACCGACCAGAAGGTGATCGCCGGCATCGGCAACGCCTACAGCGACGAGATCCTGCACGTCGCACGGCTGTCGCCGTTCGCGACCGCGGGCAAGCTGACCGAGGGGCAACTCAACGCGTTGCACGACGCGATGATCACCGTCCTCACCGACGCGGTGACCCGCTCGGTCGGCCAGCAGGCCGCCACGCTCAAGGGGGAGAAGCGGTCTGGCATGCGCGTGCACGCCCGTACCGGACTGCCCTGCCCGGTGTGTGGTGACACCGTGCGCGAGGTGTCCTTCGCGGACAAGTCCTTCCAGTACTGCGCGACCTGTCAGACCAGCGGCAAGGTGCTCGCCGACCGGCGGATGTCGAAGCTGCTCAAGTGA
- a CDS encoding phage holin family protein, whose translation MSRFLLRAAVTGVALWIVTRLVDGISFVGGEDALQRAGIVFVVAVIFGVVNAVVKPIVQLLSIPLYVVTLGLFHVVVNALMLWITSRITENTTHWGLYIDDFWWTAIWAAIVLSIVGWALSLITPGV comes from the coding sequence ATGAGTCGGTTCTTGCTGCGCGCGGCCGTCACCGGCGTCGCGCTGTGGATCGTCACGCGGCTGGTCGACGGCATCTCGTTCGTCGGTGGTGAGGACGCGCTGCAGCGGGCCGGCATCGTGTTCGTCGTCGCCGTGATCTTCGGTGTGGTGAACGCCGTCGTGAAGCCGATCGTGCAGCTGCTCTCGATTCCGCTCTACGTCGTCACCCTCGGGCTGTTCCACGTCGTCGTGAACGCGCTGATGCTGTGGATCACCTCGCGCATCACCGAGAACACCACGCACTGGGGCCTCTACATCGACGACTTCTGGTGGACCGCGATCTGGGCTGCGATCGTGCTCTCGATCGTCGGCTGGGCGCTGTCGCTCATCACCCCCGGGGTGTGA
- a CDS encoding YihY/virulence factor BrkB family protein, producing MAGRTDSENDRREDWRWDVSTRAADRRADEPEREQAPDPDDPRKPDSPDDLTKPSLLYVLRKTAREFSHDQCTDLAAALTYYAVLSLFPALLALVSLLGVFGQGKRTTDAVLDVADDVVPSSVVDTLRPTIEQLVATPSAGLALVIGLGSALWSASGYIGAFGRAMNRIYEIDEGRPVWKLRPLQLLLTLGGLVMAALVAVVLAVSGPVARAVGDTIGLSDAALTTWNIVRWPLILLAVIVAVAILYYASPNVEQPKFRWISIGAFLAILTWVLASVAFAVYVSNFSSYNKTYGALGGVIVFLLWLWITNLALLFGAELDAELERGRQLQAGLPAERELQLPPRDTRVIEKTEKAIEKDVARGRRLRHTRGRDA from the coding sequence ATGGCCGGCCGAACCGATTCCGAGAACGACCGACGCGAAGACTGGCGCTGGGACGTGTCCACGCGTGCGGCCGACCGGCGTGCGGACGAGCCCGAGCGCGAGCAGGCACCCGATCCCGACGACCCGCGCAAGCCCGACTCGCCCGACGACCTGACCAAGCCGTCGCTGCTCTACGTGCTGCGCAAGACGGCCCGGGAATTCAGTCACGACCAGTGCACGGATCTGGCTGCGGCGCTGACCTATTACGCCGTGCTCTCGCTGTTCCCGGCGCTGCTCGCGCTGGTGTCGCTGCTCGGTGTGTTCGGCCAGGGCAAGCGCACCACCGACGCGGTGCTCGACGTGGCCGACGACGTCGTGCCCAGTTCCGTGGTGGACACGCTGCGGCCCACCATTGAGCAGCTCGTCGCCACCCCGTCGGCCGGCCTGGCGCTCGTCATCGGCCTCGGCAGCGCGCTGTGGTCGGCCTCGGGGTACATCGGGGCCTTCGGCCGGGCGATGAACCGGATCTACGAGATCGACGAGGGCCGGCCGGTGTGGAAGCTGCGCCCGCTGCAGCTGCTGCTGACCCTCGGCGGGCTGGTGATGGCGGCCCTGGTCGCCGTCGTCCTGGCCGTCAGCGGACCCGTCGCCCGCGCGGTCGGGGACACCATCGGCCTCAGCGACGCGGCGCTCACCACCTGGAACATCGTGCGCTGGCCGCTGATCCTGCTCGCCGTCATCGTCGCCGTCGCGATCCTGTACTACGCCAGCCCCAACGTCGAGCAGCCGAAGTTCCGCTGGATCAGCATCGGTGCGTTCCTGGCGATCCTGACGTGGGTCCTGGCGTCGGTGGCCTTCGCCGTCTACGTCTCGAACTTCAGCAGCTACAACAAGACCTACGGCGCGTTGGGCGGCGTCATCGTGTTCCTGCTGTGGTTGTGGATCACCAACCTGGCGTTGCTGTTCGGCGCCGAACTCGACGCCGAGCTGGAACGCGGCAGGCAACTGCAGGCCGGGCTGCCCGCCGAGCGCGAGCTGCAGCTCCCGCCACGCGACACCCGCGTCATCGAGAAGACCGAGAAGGCGATCGAGAAGGACGTGGCCCGCGGCCGGCGGCTGCGCCACACCCGCGGACGCGACGCCTGA